The genomic stretch GGGCGGCACCGACAATCTGAAAACCTCGATCGGGCACAATTGGAACAAGGGTCCGATCAACGCCCCGACGGTGCTGAATTCCAGCCTGAACGTCGCGCAATTCTGGGACGGCCGCGCCCTGACGCTGCAGGACCAGGCCGGCGGCCCGATCGCCAACCCCGGCGAAATGGCCTTCACCCATGACCTGGCGATCGCGTTCCTGAGCTCGGTGCCGGGCTATGTCGAGGAGTTCAAGTCGGCCTTCGGCAACGACAAGATCACCATCGAGGAAGCCACCCGCGCGATCGCCGCCTTCGAGGAAACCCTGGTGACGCCGAATTCGCGGTTCGACAAATGGCTGAAGGGCGACAAGACGGCGATCACCCCGACCGAACTGGCCGGCTACGAATTGTTCAAGGATTCCGGCTGCACCGCCTGCCATAACGGCTCGGCGGTGGGCGGCAATACGTTCCAGAAGATGGGGGTGGTCGAGCCGTACCAATCGGATAACCGGGCCGAGGGACGCATCGCCGTCACCAAGGAAGAGGCGGATCGCTTCAACTTCAAGGTGCCGACGCTGCGCAATGTCGAGCTGACCTATCCCTACTTCCATGACGGCGAGGCCGGCACCCTATCCAAGGCGGTGGATATCATGGGCCGGATCCAGCTCGGCAAGAAGTTCACCCCGGCCGAGAACGCCAAGATCGTCGCCTTTCTGAAGACGCTGACCGGCGATCAGCCCGACTTCAAGCTGCCGATCCTGCCGCCGTCGACCGACAAGACCGAGCCGCCGCACCCGTTCAACTGAGGCGTTCGGCACGACACGCCGCCGCCAAAGGCGCACAACATCGGGGGCAGACGGCGGCGGCGCCGGCTGCCTCCTTGCGTTGGCCCGGCCGCAGCGGCCGTCGCATCGCGGCGAGGAATGATCATGCATTTCGGTTGGTTCGGATCGCGCCGGCGCTGGCCG from Rhodopseudomonas sp. BAL398 encodes the following:
- a CDS encoding cytochrome-c peroxidase, whose protein sequence is MTTNKLAPLATALTLSTALLLSTCLITRAADEPISPIVPAVVKNPKLVELGKKLFFDPRLSKSGFISCNSCHNLSMGGTDNLKTSIGHNWNKGPINAPTVLNSSLNVAQFWDGRALTLQDQAGGPIANPGEMAFTHDLAIAFLSSVPGYVEEFKSAFGNDKITIEEATRAIAAFEETLVTPNSRFDKWLKGDKTAITPTELAGYELFKDSGCTACHNGSAVGGNTFQKMGVVEPYQSDNRAEGRIAVTKEEADRFNFKVPTLRNVELTYPYFHDGEAGTLSKAVDIMGRIQLGKKFTPAENAKIVAFLKTLTGDQPDFKLPILPPSTDKTEPPHPFN